In Geobacter anodireducens, a genomic segment contains:
- a CDS encoding diguanylate cyclase encodes MTELTEFVERQSRQVLMALGYVLLILFGLIDHLADGLGFEPFYAIPAALVTWFGTRRAGVAAACTGGIVWGLANGVFSGEETNLGPTLWTLLWEFGLLFSIVFLVDAIKRSRRFMAATARTDPLTGLATRTCFEELARNELGRTKRYGRPFTLIVLRFGPPDGEQTVGPGSLRDIMPAAAEAIRPQLRETDLFARIDEFTLAALLPETAHDPSKAVVQKMLGLLAAVQRGRRWQLRFGVGAVTYETAPESTDEMMRRGVKLADSASRVGGGAVKYETCRGAGAAAG; translated from the coding sequence ATGACGGAGTTGACGGAGTTCGTAGAGCGGCAGTCGCGTCAAGTGCTGATGGCGCTTGGCTACGTGCTCCTTATCCTTTTCGGCCTGATCGATCATTTGGCAGACGGGCTGGGGTTTGAGCCGTTCTATGCCATCCCCGCAGCCCTCGTGACCTGGTTCGGTACGCGAAGGGCCGGCGTTGCGGCCGCCTGCACCGGCGGAATCGTCTGGGGGCTGGCCAACGGCGTGTTCTCGGGCGAAGAGACGAATCTCGGCCCCACGCTGTGGACGCTTCTGTGGGAGTTCGGACTGCTGTTCTCGATCGTCTTTCTGGTCGACGCAATAAAAAGATCCCGCCGGTTCATGGCGGCAACGGCGCGGACCGATCCGCTGACCGGCCTTGCCACGCGCACCTGCTTCGAAGAGCTTGCCCGGAACGAGCTCGGTAGGACGAAACGGTACGGCCGCCCCTTCACTCTCATTGTCCTCAGGTTCGGCCCGCCCGATGGCGAACAGACGGTCGGACCGGGTTCTTTGCGGGATATCATGCCTGCGGCCGCTGAAGCCATCAGGCCGCAGCTTCGGGAAACCGACCTGTTTGCCCGGATCGACGAGTTTACCCTGGCGGCGCTGCTGCCCGAGACAGCCCATGATCCGTCAAAGGCTGTGGTCCAGAAGATGCTGGGCCTCCTTGCGGCGGTGCAGCGTGGCCGGCGGTGGCAGTTGCGGTTCGGCGTCGGTGCGGTAACGTATGAAACTGCGCCGGAGTCCACGGACGAGATGATGAGGCGCGGTGTGAAGCTCGCCGATTCCGCAAGCCGCGTTGGTGGCGGAGCCGTCAAGTATGAAACCTGCCGGGGGGCCGGCGCGGCGGCCGGATGA